DNA sequence from the Desulfobacterales bacterium genome:
CTTGAAGCTAATATCCCGAACCGCCCGGTCCTTTGCGCTCTTCAAGACGGAGGTAAATTCAAGAACCGGCCGATCCTCCGCGTAGAAGAGGGTGGCCAGTCCTTCCAGCAGTCGTTCCTCCTGACGGGTCACCCGCGCTCTGGCCGTGATGATCCCTTTTTTCACGGGATAGAGAAATTTTGTTTCCGCTGAAATCGTTGCAAAATGGGTCTGGGGAGACACCAGGCTCTTGATGGCCATAACCACCGCGGTATCGGCCAGGCTGACGAGCGCGCCGCCATGCATCAGTCCGGCGCCCTGCGCAAAATCGAAGAGAAACGGCATGGTCAGGGTGGCCTGCCCGTCCAAGGCATCGATGATCTTCATGTGAAGCAGCCGCTCGAACGGCGCGCAACTGATCCAGCTGTCCAGCTCGAATTTATGCGGTCCGGTAGATATCTGTTGTCTGTCCATTTCTTTTCCTGATTTAGCATCCATCATGTCATCCATTTTTTACCATCTTCCTTATATACAATTTGACGGCCCTGTAAAAAGTCATATTCAGCCCTCATTTGTCATTCACCTAAAATAAGAAATTCAGTTATTTCAGCATGTTCTGGATTCCCGCCTACGCGGGAATAACGGGTGTGGGTACTGAGAATGTAAAAATTTCCAGTATGATTACCGGGCCCGATGCTGAGGATCAGGGATTTTTCCCGGCGATATATTTTATCATCTGGCCGATGACCATGGAGATGACTTCCCGGGCAAAATAGTTGTCCGGCAGGGTTTTCATGACAAAGCGCGTCATCTCTTCGGTGCTGCGGGCCAAATCCCGGGTTCGGGCCCAGGAGGCCTCGAGCATCTTTCGGGTTTCCAGTGCAGAATTCATGGAGGCTGTCATGAAACCGGGTACATCCGGTCCGGTCACCCCGCCATAATGGGCGGCCAGAACCGCCTCCATGTCATATGCGGAGATCTTTCCGAGGCTTTCGATATACAGATCAAAATTTGAATTGGCGACCGTAAAAATTTCATCACCACAGGGAATGCCCCCCGAATCGGACGTGAACATCGCCTTGATCGCCGGGACGTACACCGCGATCGAACAGGAGGAGTGCCCGGGCACCTCGAGAATCTCAAGGGTTAAATCGCCACAGCCAAGCCGATCCCCGCTGCTGACCGTTTCTTCGACATCCACCCCGGTAAAAACCAGGCCCAAGTGCTCAGCCGCCTCTTCCCTTCCGTACTGTTTCAGAACAATGCGGTTATACCTCTCGCAGGCATCGATGACCTTCTGAAGACGCAACCGCTCCTGCGTTCGTTCGGTAGCCGTCACCGTCATCCAGGGCCATCGTTTTTTAAAAAAGGGAACGATCCCGCAGTGATCAAAATGGGAATGCTGAATAACGATCCGGCGGATTTTTTCTTCATCTATGTCAAACGCCTGCAGCTGTTCGAGAACTTCCGGCACAATATGGACCATACCCCCGCCCAGCAAAACATATTCGCTGCCGCCATCGAGCAGATAGACACAGGACTCTTTCCTGCCCAGCATCAGGATACGATCCGTGATTTTTCCGGGTGTTTCAATTTTCATAAGCGATTAGCACTTTAAATCAGTTATCATCCCCCTTTGTCAGCCGCATGGCGAACCCGGGTCAAAAAAATAACAGGAACCCCTTCAGCGGCTCATCCCTGATCCGCATGTCCTGCGTTTTATGTCAAAAACGACTTTGCGTAAATCAATCCGTAAATTGACATATCCAGTCGTAAGCGGAACCGCTTTTAATCTTTTTCAATTTCAAACAATACTTATACATACTGGCGTTGTATATCGTATTGACGAGTTCCACCGGATTGCCATTTTCGTCGTACATGATTCTTTCCGTAAAGAGTATCGGAGAACCGGGTGCAATTTCCAGATGAGCCGCCGTTTCCTCGTTGGCAAAAAAACTTTTCGAAGTTTACGCCTGTATGCAAAAAAAGTCAATCAAATCAACTGATTGTTTGTGAGGCTTACTGACTTATGCAGTACGGGCAAACGCGAAAATTAACGGATAAATCAGGCAGATACGCTCAGATTTCGAAAAGCTGTTATGGATGGAGACTGTTTAGTAAACCTTTTACAGATTTGGAGTCAAGCCCAAAAAAAAGGCGATTTGAACAGTTTGCGCTTCTTAACGCTTCATGGCCCCGGCATCTTTTCCCCGGATCGCACCATATCATACGCCGGCAACGGGCGGGACTTCGAAACTACACGTAAGAATATGGCCGCAGTTATGGATCAAGCCCGCATAACGATTTTTATGAGGCAGTTGGCTTGAAAATTAATCCCCCGCCGCAAGCAGCAGGATATTAATTTAGTTATCAGCGTAAAATCATTCTGAGCTTAAACCAAAACGGCCGGCCCTTTTTAGGGCCGGCCGTTTAATTTGTTACAACCTGCAGATGTATCTGATCCGTTATAAATCAGATATCCAGCATACTGACTTCAAGTGCGTTATTTTGGATAAATTCCCGCCGGGGCTCTACCTCATCTCCCATGAGTATGGTGAAAATTTCATCGGCTTCCACCGCATCCTCCACCCTGACCTGAAGCAATTTTCTGTTTTCTCTGCACATGGTGGTTTGCCACAACTGTTCCGGGTTCATCTCCCCGAGGCCCTTATACCGCTGGACAGCCAGACCCTTTTTCCCTTCATTAATTAAAAAAGAAAATAGCGCTCGTTTATCCGCGCAATTTACGGATTCTTTTTCCCCTTCTATATTCACTACATTGAAAGGCGGTTGATCATACGCACTGATCTGTTTGCCCAGTACGATAAGATTCTGAAAATCAGCAGAATAGACCAGCGAACGGTTAATGGTTATTTCATGCCCGGAGGTTAAACTCTGCCGGATCATGTCTTCATCCAGCACGTTTTCAGGCGCAATCACCGTTAATTCATAAATACCGCGTTCTTCACTCCAGATAAGCTCCTGCGTCCGGTATCCTTTGTCGACCAGGTTCTGTTTTAACTGCAGCATTTTATCCTGGTTTTTCAAAAAGGCTTTTTCCTCAAATCCATAATGAATCAACAGCTCAATAAGATCCTGAGGCACCGCCTTTTTTTCAAACCGTTTCATGATCGCAAAATAGTCGGCAAGATTCCCGACCAGGGTATACAGGATATGCTCCTTCAGGCTTTGTTGATCGCCAGAGGTTTCAACTCGCTTTTGACTGCACACCCGTTTGAGCAGATATTCATTCAGATCCGCTTCGGTTTTCAGATAAATTTCCTGTTTTCCCTTACCCACCTTCAAAAGCGGCGGCTGCGCAATATATAAATATCCCCGATCAACGACTTCCGGCATCTGCCGAAAGAAAAATGTCAGCAACAGGGTTCGAATATGAGATCCGTCGACATCGGCATCCGTCATGATAATGACCTTGTGATACCTTATTTTTTCAATATCATATTCTTCATCGCCGACGCCTGCCCCTAACGCCGTAATAATATTCTTAATTTCTTCACTGCGCAGGATCTTGTCAAACCGGGCTTTTTCAACGTTCAAAATTTTACCCCTGAGTGGTAAAATGGCCTGAAATTTTCGATCTCTGCCCTGTTTGGCACTGCCGCCTGCCGAATCTCCCTCAACCAGAAACAGCTCTCTTTCAGCCGGATCGGAACTCTGACATTCGGCCAGTTTCCCGGGCAGGGTTGAATCCATCAACGCGCCTTTTTTCCGGGCAATCTCACGGGCCCGTTTAGCGGCATCCCTGGCTCTGGAGGCATCGACGGCCTTGCCAATTATTTTTTTCGCAACCAACGGATTTTCTTCAAAATAGGTTCCGAGACTCTCATTCATCAAGGATTCGACCAGACCTTTGACTTCGCTGTTGCCCAGTTTGGTTTTGGTCTGTCCTTCAAACTGAGGATCTTTAATCCGGATGCTCACCACGGCGGTCAGCCCTTCCCGCACATCATCTCCGCTGATTTTGATATTAAGATTTTTCGGCATATTGCCGTTGGTGGCAAACTGATTAATTGATCGGGTCAACGCCGCCTTAAATCCGATCAGATGAAATCCGCCCTCGACCGTATTGATGTTGTTCGCAAAGGATAAAAGCGTTTCCGTATATTTGTCATTATACTGAATGGCGACATCGATCTGAACATCGTTTCTTTCCCCATGGATGACAATGGGGTCATGTAACGGACTATGACGCTTGTTCAGATATTCAACAAACGATTTCAATCCCCCTTCATAATGAAACTCTTCTTTATTATCCGATCGTTCATCTTCAATCATGATCCGGAGCCCTTTATTCAGAAAGGCAAGCTCCCTGAATCTGCGGATCAGGGTGTCATAATTAAAAATCAGGGCAGTGAAAATCTCGCAATCCGGTTTGAAATGTACCAGGGTTCCCCGGCGGGTCGTATCGCCGGTAATCGTCAGTTCAGTGGTTTTATGACCTCTTGAATAGGACTGGGTATAAATATGGCCGCCGGAATAAATTTCCAGGTTCACAAACTCTGAAAGAGCGTTGACCACTGAA
Encoded proteins:
- a CDS encoding MBL fold metallo-hydrolase, whose translation is MKIETPGKITDRILMLGRKESCVYLLDGGSEYVLLGGGMVHIVPEVLEQLQAFDIDEEKIRRIVIQHSHFDHCGIVPFFKKRWPWMTVTATERTQERLRLQKVIDACERYNRIVLKQYGREEAAEHLGLVFTGVDVEETVSSGDRLGCGDLTLEILEVPGHSSCSIAVYVPAIKAMFTSDSGGIPCGDEIFTVANSNFDLYIESLGKISAYDMEAVLAAHYGGVTGPDVPGFMTASMNSALETRKMLEASWARTRDLARSTEEMTRFVMKTLPDNYFAREVISMVIGQMIKYIAGKNP
- a CDS encoding PaaI family thioesterase: MDDMMDAKSGKEMDRQQISTGPHKFELDSWISCAPFERLLHMKIIDALDGQATLTMPFLFDFAQGAGLMHGGALVSLADTAVVMAIKSLVSPQTHFATISAETKFLYPVKKGIITARARVTRQEERLLEGLATLFYAEDRPVLEFTSVLKSAKDRAVRDISFK
- the gyrB gene encoding DNA topoisomerase (ATP-hydrolyzing) subunit B; amino-acid sequence: MTKENIYNEDNIKVLEGLEAVRKRPSMYIGNIDIEGLHHLVYEVMDNSIDEAMAGVCDYIEVKIHPDNSVSVLDNGRGIPVGIHKTEGVPAVEVVMTKLHAGGKFDNDSYKVSGGLHGVGISVVNALSEFVNLEIYSGGHIYTQSYSRGHKTTELTITGDTTRRGTLVHFKPDCEIFTALIFNYDTLIRRFRELAFLNKGLRIMIEDERSDNKEEFHYEGGLKSFVEYLNKRHSPLHDPIVIHGERNDVQIDVAIQYNDKYTETLLSFANNINTVEGGFHLIGFKAALTRSINQFATNGNMPKNLNIKISGDDVREGLTAVVSIRIKDPQFEGQTKTKLGNSEVKGLVESLMNESLGTYFEENPLVAKKIIGKAVDASRARDAAKRAREIARKKGALMDSTLPGKLAECQSSDPAERELFLVEGDSAGGSAKQGRDRKFQAILPLRGKILNVEKARFDKILRSEEIKNIITALGAGVGDEEYDIEKIRYHKVIIMTDADVDGSHIRTLLLTFFFRQMPEVVDRGYLYIAQPPLLKVGKGKQEIYLKTEADLNEYLLKRVCSQKRVETSGDQQSLKEHILYTLVGNLADYFAIMKRFEKKAVPQDLIELLIHYGFEEKAFLKNQDKMLQLKQNLVDKGYRTQELIWSEERGIYELTVIAPENVLDEDMIRQSLTSGHEITINRSLVYSADFQNLIVLGKQISAYDQPPFNVVNIEGEKESVNCADKRALFSFLINEGKKGLAVQRYKGLGEMNPEQLWQTTMCRENRKLLQVRVEDAVEADEIFTILMGDEVEPRREFIQNNALEVSMLDI